The following are encoded together in the Candidatus Woesebacteria bacterium genome:
- a CDS encoding type IV secretion system DNA-binding domain-containing protein codes for MDVLLTLFFFIVFLLLFVGGGVGGFFYYLNQIKRTKREEMSIDSVLLQIAVPKNNEIKIDAMEQFFAALTSIKEKTSWHSTKVSPTISFEIVGRSEDIKFYVWTNTKYRDLVEKNIHGAYSDAQILEVQEYNIFTENGKVAHKEIQLKKENYYPIKSFKELPTDPLASLTSALAKMGKTEAAAVQVLISPASSDWQKSGSSYISSTRKQESDPEKAKHSVSSKELEAVENKISKPGFAVTVRIVVVSTDEETAKAHLANLDSCFAQYSSDLNSFTSKEVHNKGGFVESFLYRYQPLWNFGGNRLSILNTEELATLFHFPNKQITTPHIHWLYSKTAPAPAQIPSEGLYLGVSLYRGTQKSVYISNFDRQRHMYIVGKTGTGKSEFLKDLIMQDIMDGKGLCFMDPHGDAVQDLLQMIPPERAEDVIYFRPSDTARPMGLNLLEAKTEDQKHFVSTAVINMMYKLFDPHKTGIVGPRFEHAVRNAMLTAMSEPGSTFIEVMRILTDAKYVQEILPKVTDPIVRRYWTDQIAQTSDFHKSEVLDYITSKFGRFVTNRMIRNIIGQSESSFNFREVMDSGKLLFINLSKGELGEENSSFLGLVLVPRLLMAAMSRSDIPQDERKDFYLYVDEFQNFATPDFAQILSEARKYKLNLTVANQFIGQIDEEVKNAIFGNVGTIISYRVGVTDASYLAHEFSPVFSEDDLLNIERFHVYVKTIVHNEPVPPFSMSIFKDMEKQKRMMNPRVAEIITEMSRLKFGRDEELVEANIARRAKL; via the coding sequence ATGGATGTCCTACTAACATTGTTTTTCTTCATTGTGTTTCTTTTACTTTTTGTTGGTGGTGGTGTCGGAGGATTTTTTTATTATCTAAATCAAATCAAAAGGACTAAGCGCGAAGAGATGTCAATTGATTCGGTGCTTCTTCAGATTGCAGTTCCCAAAAACAATGAAATTAAAATTGACGCAATGGAACAGTTCTTTGCCGCACTTACTTCGATCAAAGAAAAAACATCTTGGCACAGTACAAAAGTATCTCCGACCATCTCATTTGAGATAGTCGGACGATCAGAAGATATTAAATTTTATGTTTGGACTAATACAAAATATCGTGATCTGGTTGAAAAAAATATTCACGGTGCGTATTCCGACGCACAGATATTAGAAGTGCAGGAGTACAATATTTTTACGGAAAATGGGAAAGTGGCACATAAAGAAATTCAACTCAAGAAAGAAAATTACTATCCGATAAAATCATTTAAAGAATTGCCAACCGATCCGCTTGCTTCCCTTACAAGTGCCTTGGCGAAAATGGGAAAAACCGAAGCTGCTGCGGTACAAGTATTAATATCTCCCGCATCGTCTGATTGGCAAAAATCGGGGTCTTCTTATATTTCCTCAACACGAAAACAGGAGTCAGACCCGGAGAAGGCCAAACACTCGGTTTCATCGAAGGAACTTGAGGCGGTAGAAAACAAAATAAGTAAACCCGGTTTTGCAGTGACAGTACGAATTGTTGTGGTGTCGACTGACGAAGAAACTGCCAAAGCACACCTTGCCAACCTTGATAGCTGTTTTGCACAATATAGTTCCGATCTAAATAGCTTTACCAGCAAAGAAGTTCACAACAAGGGCGGTTTTGTTGAAAGCTTTTTGTATCGTTATCAACCACTATGGAACTTCGGAGGTAATAGATTGAGTATTTTAAATACCGAAGAATTGGCAACTTTATTTCATTTTCCCAACAAACAAATTACAACTCCACACATCCACTGGTTGTATTCAAAAACCGCTCCCGCGCCGGCACAGATTCCTTCAGAGGGATTGTATTTGGGAGTGAGTTTGTATCGGGGAACACAGAAGTCGGTTTATATTTCCAATTTCGACAGGCAACGACACATGTATATTGTTGGAAAAACCGGTACGGGAAAGTCTGAGTTTTTAAAAGATCTCATAATGCAGGATATTATGGACGGGAAAGGTTTGTGTTTTATGGATCCACATGGAGATGCTGTTCAGGATTTGTTGCAAATGATTCCTCCCGAGCGCGCGGAAGACGTTATTTATTTTAGACCTTCTGACACTGCCAGGCCGATGGGGCTAAATTTACTGGAAGCGAAAACGGAAGATCAAAAACACTTCGTATCAACTGCCGTTATAAATATGATGTATAAATTATTTGACCCTCACAAAACCGGTATTGTGGGACCCAGATTTGAACATGCAGTAAGAAATGCAATGCTTACGGCAATGAGTGAGCCGGGCAGTACGTTTATCGAGGTTATGAGAATTTTGACTGATGCCAAATACGTGCAAGAAATATTACCAAAAGTGACCGACCCAATTGTCAGACGGTATTGGACTGATCAAATAGCGCAAACTTCGGACTTTCATAAATCGGAAGTGCTTGATTACATAACCTCAAAGTTTGGACGATTTGTGACGAATAGAATGATTAGGAATATTATTGGACAAAGTGAGAGTTCGTTTAATTTCCGTGAGGTAATGGATTCGGGAAAATTGCTATTTATTAATCTTTCCAAAGGTGAACTGGGTGAAGAGAATTCAAGTTTCTTGGGACTAGTGCTAGTTCCGCGACTACTTATGGCCGCTATGAGCAGATCGGATATTCCGCAGGACGAACGCAAAGATTTTTATCTATATGTTGACGAGTTTCAGAATTTTGCCACGCCTGATTTTGCGCAGATCTTGTCGGAAGCAAGAAAATACAAATTGAATTTAACCGTTGCAAATCAGTTTATCGGACAAATTGACGAAGAAGTAAAAAATGCTATTTTCGGAAATGTCGGAACGATAATTTCGTATCGGGTTGGAGTTACGGATGCCAGTTATTTGGCTCATGAGTTTTCTCCGGTTTTCAGTGAAGATGACTTATTGAACATAGAACGATTCCATGTCTATGTAAAAACAATCGTACACAATGAGCCCGTACCTCCTTTTTCAATGAGTATTTTCAAAGACATGGAAAAACAAAAACGGATGATGAATCCTAGGGTAGCAGAAATTATTACCGAGATGAGTAGACTAAAATTTGGTCGTGACGAAGAACTGGTGGAAGCAAACATTGCACGTCGGGCAAAACTATAA